A region of Solanum dulcamara chromosome 7, daSolDulc1.2, whole genome shotgun sequence DNA encodes the following proteins:
- the LOC129894701 gene encoding thaumatin-like protein: MADRFLTPFLVLAFFTIFASHISVSATTMTLYNKCSHPVWPGIQPSAGKPVLARGGFKLMPNKAYRLSMPAGWSGRVWGRHGCAFDATGRGRCATGDCGGALFCNGIGGTPPATLAEITLGNEQDFYDVSLVDGYNLAISVTPVRGKGKCSYAGCVSDLNTMCPAGLQVRSHDKSQVVACKSACSAFNSPRYCCTGTFGNPQTCKPTAYSRIFKTACPRAYSYAYDDPTSIATCTGSSYVLTFCPHH; this comes from the exons ATGGCAGATCGATTTCTCACACCCTTTCTAGTTTTGGCCTTTTTCACCATCTTTGCCTCCCACATTTCAG TCTCAGCTACAACAATGACATTGTACAACAAATGTAGCCACCCGGTGTGGCCAGGGATCCAGCCAAGTGCAGGTAAGCCGGTTCTGGCTCGTGGAGGGTTTAAGCTTATGCCGAACAAGGCATACAGACTTAGTATGCCGGCTGGGTGGTCCGGTCGAGTTTGGGGCCGTCATGGCTGCGCTTTTGATGCTACTGGCCGTGGACGCTGTGCAACTGGGGACTGTGGCGGTGCGCTCTTTTGTAATGGAATTGGTGGGACCCCTCCGGCTACTCTCGCTGAGATTACTCTGGGGAATGAGCAGGATTTCTACGATGTGAGTCTCGTAGATGGTTACAATCTCGCCATCTCTGTAACTCCAGTTCGAGGGAAAG GGAAATGCAGCTATGCTGGGTGTGTGAGTGACTTGAACACAATGTGTCCAGCAGGTCTACAAGTGAGATCTCATGATAAGAGTCAAGTGGTGGCTTGCAAAAGTGCATGCTCAGCTTTCAATTCACCAAGGTATTGTTGCACTGGAACTTTTGGGAACCCACAAACTTGCAAGCCAACTGCTTACTCAAGGATATTCAAGACTGCTTGTCCCAGAGCTTACTCATATGCTTACGATGATCCCACTAGTATTGCCACTTGCACTGGTAGCAGCTATGTTCTCACCTTCTGTCCTCACCATTAG